From a region of the Mercurialis annua linkage group LG1-X, ddMerAnnu1.2, whole genome shotgun sequence genome:
- the LOC126661400 gene encoding tRNA wybutosine-synthesizing protein 2/3/4 isoform X1 — protein sequence MEFEKRKSATLSSLASSETDKSPKGTVDTPIIPLLNSLNSHPNYFTTSSCSGRISILAQPKPKPKPKPQTDSPTIKKKARGGSWLFISHEPANPDSILPLLFPATSLTESSDLVFRFEPLIIAVECRDIESAQFLVSLAISCGFRESGITSASIKRVIVGIRCSIRMEVPLGDTENVLVSPEYVRFLVELANQKMEANRMRTEGFFSGLIEHGFVRPAPAVSGNGEIDCDNCGGDEDVQDEDLALAGANKDARNGCVGVSDCSLSNVQMVIVGEPLEKLFLWGHSSCVLNTEKSKKIIVFGGFGGMGRHARRNDTMMLDPCNGTLKTIDAAGAPSPRVGHTASLVGDLLFVIGGRSDPLDILDDVWILNIASKEWKLSECTGSYMPPRHRHAAAVVDSNIYVYGGLHKDTIYSSLYILNTENLQWKEVIDGGEKPCARHSHSMVAYESKIFMFGGYSGEKALGDLYILDVQTCIWKKEKTSGGSPHARFSHSMFVYNNFIGVIGGCPFRQNSQELALFDLQNHKWKHVTVDYIGKELLVRCTANMVGDELVMIGGGAACYAFGTKFSEPLKISLLPLMSPENKIFPLEIGEKHDSEGGRSNASPLGVNAETATYNCSSNLEAEQSQLAAWHWVLKLEKKYAKLGKDMLKKFGWLDLARKVYSQKDGLHICFPITEKFYNVFSKMEHQHGDIAEGVIRNTGEKVLVNEVSCLTALDLVKNYGATLLVDEVVEARRTSQSPFMAMKEAVALLLKHKGLSTELLEQLPTRWERLGDIVVLPVTSFKDPSWDFIGEELWLAIARALNAHRLARKGRVAPTGTRDSTLEMLVGDNGWVDHRENGILYSFDATKCMFSWGNLSEKLRMAQLKCENEVIVDLFAGIGYFVLPFLVRAKAKLVYACEWNPHAIEALRRNLDANFVSDRCLVLEGDNRMKAPRGVADRVCLGLLPSSEGSWVTAIKALRSEGGMLHVHGNVKDSDEESWSEHVLRSMNEIARSEGHCWEVSIEHVERVKWYGPHIRHLVADVRCRQILTQLPRLSIS from the exons atggagttCGAGAAGAGAAAATCAGCAACGTTATCTTCATTAGCCTCATCGGAAACTGACAAATCACCAAAAGGCACAGTCGACACACCCATTATCCCACTTCTCAACTCTCTCAATTCCCACCCCAATTACTTCACCACCAGTTCCTGCTCCGGTCGAATCTCAATCCTCGCCCAACCCAAACCCAAACCCAAACCCAAACCTCAAACCGACTCACCCACCATCAAAAAGAAGGCACGCGGAGGCTCCTGGCTCTTCATATCCCACGAACCGGCAAACCCCGACTCAATTCTCCCCCTCCTCTTCCCTGCCACCTCACTTACTGAGTCATCCGATTTGGTATTCCGATTCGAGCCGTTGATTATTGCGGTTGAATGCAGAGACATTGAATCTGCTCAGTTTTTAGTTTCATTAGCTATTTCTTGTGGGTTTAGAGAGTCGGGGATTACTAGTGCTAGTATTAAACGAGTTATTGTTGGTATTAGGTGTTCTATAAGAATGGAAGTACCTCTTGGTGATACTGAGAATGTTCTTGTATCCCCTGAGTATGTGAGGTTTCTTGTGGAGCTGGCTAATCAGAAAATGGAAGCTAATAGAATGAGAACTGAAGGGTTTTTTAGTGGTTTGATTGAACACGGGTTCGTGAGACCCGCACCGGCGGTTTCGGGGAATGGTGAGATTGATTGTGATAATTGCGGTGGCGATGAGGATGTTCAAGACGAGGATTTGGCGCTGGCCGGAGCAAATAAGGATGCTCGAAATG GATGTGTAGGGGTTTCTGATTGCAGTTTATCTAATGTTCAAATGGTAATTGTTGGCGAACCTTTAGAGAAACTTTTTCTTTGGGGACATTCTAGTTGCGTATTGAATACTGAGAAAAGCAAGAAAATTATTGTATTTGGTGGTTTTGGAGGCATGGGAAGACATGCACGGAGAAATGACACTATGATGCTTGATCCATGTAATGGCACATTAAAGACGATTGATGCTGCTGGTGCACCATCTCCACGAGTGGGTCACACGGCTTCTTTAGTTGGTGACTTATTGTTTGTTATCGGTGGCAGATCTGATCCCTTAGACATTTTGGATGATGTTTGGATTCTTAATATTGCCAGTAAGGAGTGGAAGCTGTCAGAATGTACTGGCAGTTATATGCCTCCTAG GCATAGGCATGCAGCTGCCGTTGTTGACTCAAACATATATGTATATGGTGGACTTCACAAGGATACTATTTATTCATCCTTGTATATCCTGAACACTGAAAATCTGCAGTGGAAAGAGGTAATAGACGGTGGTGAGAAGCCATGTGCTCGCCATTCTCACTCAATGGTGGCATACGAGTCTAAGATATTCATGTTTGGAGGGTATAGTGGAGAGAAGGCTCTTGGAGATTTATACATTCTTGACGTTCAGACATGTATATGGAAGAAAGAAAAGACATCCGGTGGAAGTCCACATGCAAGATTCTCTCACTCAATGTTTGTTTACAATAATTTCATTGGAGTTATTGGGGGTTGTCCCTTCAGACAAAATTCTCAAGAGTTGGCATTATTTGATCTACAAAATCATAAGTGGAAGCACGTGACCGTTGATTATATTGGCAAGGAATTGCTTGTACGTTGTACAGCCAATATGGTGGGTGATGAACTTGTTATGATTGGTGGTGGGGCAGCTTGCTATGCTTTTGGAACAAAGTTCAGCGAGCCACTGAAAATCAGCTTGCTTCCTTTAATGTCTCCAGAAAACAAAATTTTTCCGTTAGAAATTGGAGAAAAACATGACTCTGAAGGAGGAAGAAGTAATGCAAGTCCTTTAGGTGTAAATGCAGAAACTGCAACTTATAACTGTAGCTCCAATTTGGAGGCTGAGCAGAGTCAGTTGGCTGCTTGGCATTGGGTTCTAAAACTTGAAAAGAAGTATGCAAAATTGGGGAAGGACATGTTGAAGAAATTTGGTTGGTTAGATCTCGCAAGGAAGGTTTACTCTCAGAAGGATGGATTACATATTTGTTTCCCTATCACTGAGAAATTCTATAATGTGTTTTCCAAAATGGAGCATCAGCATGGAGATATAGCTGAAGGGGTGATTAGAAATACAGGTGAGAAGGTTTTAGTAAACGAGGTCTCATGTTTAACAGCCTTGGATCTCGTAAAGAACTATGGTGCCACTTTGCTGGTTGATGAGGTTGTTGAAGCCAGAAGAACTTCCCAATCTCCGTTTATGGCTATGAAAGAAGCTGTAGCCTTGTTACTCAAGCATAAAGGCCTATCGACTGAATTGTTAGAACAGCTTCCCACTAG ATGGGAGCGGCTTGGGGATATTGTTGTACTTCCAGTAACATCCTTCAAGGATCCTTCTTGGGACTTCATTGGAGAGGAGCTCTGGCTTGCTATTGCTAGAGCACTTAATGCTCATCGTCTAGCTCGCAAA GGCCGTGTTGCACCAACTGGAACAAGGGACAGTACTTTAGAAATGCTGGTGGGAGATAATGGCTGGGTAGATCATCGAGAAAATGGGATTCTTTATTCTTTTGATGCTACCAAGTGCATGTTTTCCTGGGGTAATCTTTCAGAGAAGCTTCGAATGGCCCAATTGAAATGTGAAAACGAGGTCATTGTGGATTTATTTGCTGGAATTGGATATTTTGTGTTGCCATTTCTTGTTAG GGCCAAAGCAAAACTGGTTTATGCTTGTGAATGGAATCCCCATGCAATTGAGGCGCTGAGACGCAATCTTGACGCAAATTTTGTATCTGATCGGTGCCTTGTACTTGAAGGCGATAATAGGATGAAAGCCCCTAGA GGAGTAGCTGATCGGGTTTGTCTTGGTCTTCTTCCATCAAGTGAGGGCAGTTGGGTAACTGCTATTAAAGCATTAAG GAGTGAGGGCGGGATGTTGCATGTGCATGGGAATGTGAAAGACTCAGATGAGGAGTCATGGTCTGAACATGTTTTGAGATCAATGAATGAAATTGCTAGATCAGAAG GTCATTGTTGGGAGGTCTCGATAGAACATGTAGAGAGGGTAAAATGGTACGGTCCTCACATACGCCACTTAGTTGCAGATGTTAGGTGCAGACAGATTCTAACACAACTGCCGAGACTGTCGATTTCTTAA
- the LOC126661400 gene encoding tRNA wybutosine-synthesizing protein 2/3/4 isoform X2 — protein sequence MVRLIVIIAVAMRMFKTRIWRWPEQIRMLEMETFPFDVTHILVFESLAGCVGVSDCSLSNVQMVIVGEPLEKLFLWGHSSCVLNTEKSKKIIVFGGFGGMGRHARRNDTMMLDPCNGTLKTIDAAGAPSPRVGHTASLVGDLLFVIGGRSDPLDILDDVWILNIASKEWKLSECTGSYMPPRHRHAAAVVDSNIYVYGGLHKDTIYSSLYILNTENLQWKEVIDGGEKPCARHSHSMVAYESKIFMFGGYSGEKALGDLYILDVQTCIWKKEKTSGGSPHARFSHSMFVYNNFIGVIGGCPFRQNSQELALFDLQNHKWKHVTVDYIGKELLVRCTANMVGDELVMIGGGAACYAFGTKFSEPLKISLLPLMSPENKIFPLEIGEKHDSEGGRSNASPLGVNAETATYNCSSNLEAEQSQLAAWHWVLKLEKKYAKLGKDMLKKFGWLDLARKVYSQKDGLHICFPITEKFYNVFSKMEHQHGDIAEGVIRNTGEKVLVNEVSCLTALDLVKNYGATLLVDEVVEARRTSQSPFMAMKEAVALLLKHKGLSTELLEQLPTRWERLGDIVVLPVTSFKDPSWDFIGEELWLAIARALNAHRLARKGRVAPTGTRDSTLEMLVGDNGWVDHRENGILYSFDATKCMFSWGNLSEKLRMAQLKCENEVIVDLFAGIGYFVLPFLVRAKAKLVYACEWNPHAIEALRRNLDANFVSDRCLVLEGDNRMKAPRGVADRVCLGLLPSSEGSWVTAIKALRSEGGMLHVHGNVKDSDEESWSEHVLRSMNEIARSEGHCWEVSIEHVERVKWYGPHIRHLVADVRCRQILTQLPRLSIS from the exons ATGGTGAGATTGATTGTGATAATTGCGGTGGCGATGAGGATGTTCAAGACGAGGATTTGGCGCTGGCCGGAGCAAATAAGGATGCTCGAAATG GAGACCTTTCCTTTTGATGTGACACACATTTTAGTATTTGAATCATTGGCAGGATGTGTAGGGGTTTCTGATTGCAGTTTATCTAATGTTCAAATGGTAATTGTTGGCGAACCTTTAGAGAAACTTTTTCTTTGGGGACATTCTAGTTGCGTATTGAATACTGAGAAAAGCAAGAAAATTATTGTATTTGGTGGTTTTGGAGGCATGGGAAGACATGCACGGAGAAATGACACTATGATGCTTGATCCATGTAATGGCACATTAAAGACGATTGATGCTGCTGGTGCACCATCTCCACGAGTGGGTCACACGGCTTCTTTAGTTGGTGACTTATTGTTTGTTATCGGTGGCAGATCTGATCCCTTAGACATTTTGGATGATGTTTGGATTCTTAATATTGCCAGTAAGGAGTGGAAGCTGTCAGAATGTACTGGCAGTTATATGCCTCCTAG GCATAGGCATGCAGCTGCCGTTGTTGACTCAAACATATATGTATATGGTGGACTTCACAAGGATACTATTTATTCATCCTTGTATATCCTGAACACTGAAAATCTGCAGTGGAAAGAGGTAATAGACGGTGGTGAGAAGCCATGTGCTCGCCATTCTCACTCAATGGTGGCATACGAGTCTAAGATATTCATGTTTGGAGGGTATAGTGGAGAGAAGGCTCTTGGAGATTTATACATTCTTGACGTTCAGACATGTATATGGAAGAAAGAAAAGACATCCGGTGGAAGTCCACATGCAAGATTCTCTCACTCAATGTTTGTTTACAATAATTTCATTGGAGTTATTGGGGGTTGTCCCTTCAGACAAAATTCTCAAGAGTTGGCATTATTTGATCTACAAAATCATAAGTGGAAGCACGTGACCGTTGATTATATTGGCAAGGAATTGCTTGTACGTTGTACAGCCAATATGGTGGGTGATGAACTTGTTATGATTGGTGGTGGGGCAGCTTGCTATGCTTTTGGAACAAAGTTCAGCGAGCCACTGAAAATCAGCTTGCTTCCTTTAATGTCTCCAGAAAACAAAATTTTTCCGTTAGAAATTGGAGAAAAACATGACTCTGAAGGAGGAAGAAGTAATGCAAGTCCTTTAGGTGTAAATGCAGAAACTGCAACTTATAACTGTAGCTCCAATTTGGAGGCTGAGCAGAGTCAGTTGGCTGCTTGGCATTGGGTTCTAAAACTTGAAAAGAAGTATGCAAAATTGGGGAAGGACATGTTGAAGAAATTTGGTTGGTTAGATCTCGCAAGGAAGGTTTACTCTCAGAAGGATGGATTACATATTTGTTTCCCTATCACTGAGAAATTCTATAATGTGTTTTCCAAAATGGAGCATCAGCATGGAGATATAGCTGAAGGGGTGATTAGAAATACAGGTGAGAAGGTTTTAGTAAACGAGGTCTCATGTTTAACAGCCTTGGATCTCGTAAAGAACTATGGTGCCACTTTGCTGGTTGATGAGGTTGTTGAAGCCAGAAGAACTTCCCAATCTCCGTTTATGGCTATGAAAGAAGCTGTAGCCTTGTTACTCAAGCATAAAGGCCTATCGACTGAATTGTTAGAACAGCTTCCCACTAG ATGGGAGCGGCTTGGGGATATTGTTGTACTTCCAGTAACATCCTTCAAGGATCCTTCTTGGGACTTCATTGGAGAGGAGCTCTGGCTTGCTATTGCTAGAGCACTTAATGCTCATCGTCTAGCTCGCAAA GGCCGTGTTGCACCAACTGGAACAAGGGACAGTACTTTAGAAATGCTGGTGGGAGATAATGGCTGGGTAGATCATCGAGAAAATGGGATTCTTTATTCTTTTGATGCTACCAAGTGCATGTTTTCCTGGGGTAATCTTTCAGAGAAGCTTCGAATGGCCCAATTGAAATGTGAAAACGAGGTCATTGTGGATTTATTTGCTGGAATTGGATATTTTGTGTTGCCATTTCTTGTTAG GGCCAAAGCAAAACTGGTTTATGCTTGTGAATGGAATCCCCATGCAATTGAGGCGCTGAGACGCAATCTTGACGCAAATTTTGTATCTGATCGGTGCCTTGTACTTGAAGGCGATAATAGGATGAAAGCCCCTAGA GGAGTAGCTGATCGGGTTTGTCTTGGTCTTCTTCCATCAAGTGAGGGCAGTTGGGTAACTGCTATTAAAGCATTAAG GAGTGAGGGCGGGATGTTGCATGTGCATGGGAATGTGAAAGACTCAGATGAGGAGTCATGGTCTGAACATGTTTTGAGATCAATGAATGAAATTGCTAGATCAGAAG GTCATTGTTGGGAGGTCTCGATAGAACATGTAGAGAGGGTAAAATGGTACGGTCCTCACATACGCCACTTAGTTGCAGATGTTAGGTGCAGACAGATTCTAACACAACTGCCGAGACTGTCGATTTCTTAA
- the LOC126664724 gene encoding peroxidase 42, giving the protein MAAKALIVFALFFFSAVSFNPAFADENEENPGLAMNSYRDTCPQAEDIIKEQVRLLYKRHKNTAFSWLRNIFHDCAVESCDASLLLDSTRRVLSEKETDRSFGLRNFRYIETIKEAVERECPGVVSCSDILVLSARDGIVSLGGPYIPLKTGRRDGRRSRSDMVERFLPDHNESISVVLERFGSMGIDTAGVVALLGAHSVGRTHCVKLVHRLYPEVDPELNPNHVEHMLYKCPDAIPDPKAVQYVRNDRGTPMVLDNNYYRNILDNKGLLIVDHQLATDKRTKPFVKKMAKSQDYFFKEFSRAITILSENNPLTGNKGEIRKQCNVANKLH; this is encoded by the exons ATGGCTGCTAAAGCTCTCATCGTCTTTGCTTTGTTCTTCTTCTCAGCTGTGTCGTTTAATCCAGCTTTTGCAGACGAAAATGAAGAAAATCCAGGTCTTGCAATGAACTCTTACAGGGACACGTGTCCCCAAGCTGAAGACATCATTAAAGAACAAGTTCGTCTTCTTTACAAAAGACACAAGAACACTGCTTTTTCATGGCTCAGAAACATCTTCCATGACTGTGCTGTTGAG tcaTGTGATGCTTCACTGCTGTTGGATTCGACGAGGAGGGTGTTGTCGGAGAAGGAGACAGACCGGAGCTTTGGTTTAAGGAACTTCAGATACATTGAGACCATCAAAGAAGCTGTAGAAAGGGAGTGTCCTGGAGTTGTTTCTTGTTCGGATATTCTTGTTCTCTCTGCTAGAGACGGCATCGTTTCG cTAGGAGGTCCTTACATCCCACTAAAAACAGGAAGAAGAGATGGAAGAAGGAGCCGTTCAGATATGGTTGAGCGGTTCCTTCCAGACCACAACGAAAGCATCTCTGTAGTTCTCGAAAGGTTCGGTTCAATGGGTATCGACACAGCCGGTGTTGTTGCCTTGCTAG GAGCTCACAGTGTTGGCAGAACCCACTGTGTGAAGCTGGTGCACCGTCTCTACCCAGAGGTTGACCCAGAGCTGAACCCTAACCATGTCGAGCACATGCTGTACAAGTGTCCTGATGCAATCCCAGACCCTAAGGCAGTTCAGTATGTGAGAAATGACCGTGGTACCCCCATGGTTCTTGATAACAATTACTACAGAAATATTTTGGACAACAAGGGTTTGTTGATTGTTGATCATCAGCTAGCTACAGACAAGAGGACTAAGCCTTTTGTGAAGAAAATGGCTAAGAGTCAGGACTATTTCTTTAAAGAGTTTTCCAGGGCTATTACTATTCTGTCTGAAAACAATCCACTCACTGGTAATAAAGGTGAGATCAGAAAGCAGTGTAACGTGGCTAACAAGCTTCACTAG